A stretch of the Sphingosinithalassobacter tenebrarum genome encodes the following:
- a CDS encoding cation:proton antiporter: MIDSLLVKLALIGVIGIGAQWVAWRTGRPAIALMLIAGLLVGPISGMVFELLPAQYGDLGPLLDPDRDLGPLQEPIIKLAVAVILFEGGLSLNFRDLRHAGNPVLRLVAFGVPIGWLLGTLAAHYGGGLPWGVASLFGGILVVTGPTVIGPMLRTLRVPARVADTLKWEGIVNDPIGALLAVAIFGYVAFDGPDTTVTSVMRDVVAATVVAALLGVALGFAITWLFPRGYVPEFLKAPVLLVTVIGGFVLADIVKHETGLVTVTVMGVVMANRPVHSSRWLRRFKEDLSVLLISGVFIILSATLDWETLSAFRLRFVLFLLLLLFLVRPATVLLSLMASAMPWRERLFVAWIAPRGIVAVAVTGLFAYRLTDYGVEGAEALVPLSFAVVIATIFAHGFSAKWVAQKLGLDLGKGEGVLLIGANDWTTAFGSYLKRIGYKVTIADSSTFALRAARRRELDVWRGDILEEVNEDRLDLSEYQQLLAATDNDAFNALVCADLGPEMGFEKLTQTAPQDKRGAVQPRARVLLESRRSVEELQRLVAEGWQFGRTRITEKFSFDDYRARLAKGAETVAVRREDNSLEFFSPQHKPWVEEGDEVISFVPPEQQAAQQAVRASRKAEEAAVKDGSAKAAAAKNSGNGPGGSGGGNVENGGE, from the coding sequence ATGATCGATTCGCTACTCGTCAAACTCGCGCTGATCGGCGTGATCGGAATCGGCGCGCAATGGGTGGCCTGGCGTACCGGTCGGCCCGCCATCGCGCTGATGCTGATCGCCGGCCTGCTGGTCGGGCCGATATCGGGCATGGTCTTCGAACTGCTGCCCGCGCAATATGGCGATCTCGGCCCGTTGCTCGACCCCGATCGCGACCTCGGGCCGTTGCAGGAGCCGATCATCAAGCTCGCCGTCGCAGTGATCCTGTTCGAAGGCGGGCTGAGCCTTAATTTCCGCGACTTGCGCCATGCCGGCAATCCGGTGCTGCGGCTGGTGGCGTTCGGTGTACCGATCGGATGGCTGCTCGGCACGCTCGCGGCCCATTATGGCGGCGGCCTGCCCTGGGGTGTCGCGTCGCTGTTCGGCGGCATCCTGGTCGTCACCGGCCCGACCGTCATCGGGCCGATGCTGCGCACGCTGCGCGTACCGGCGCGCGTGGCCGACACGCTGAAATGGGAAGGGATCGTCAACGATCCGATCGGCGCGCTGCTGGCGGTCGCGATTTTCGGTTATGTTGCATTCGACGGCCCCGACACGACCGTCACCAGCGTCATGCGCGACGTCGTCGCGGCGACCGTCGTCGCGGCGTTGCTGGGCGTCGCTCTGGGCTTTGCCATCACCTGGCTCTTCCCGCGCGGCTATGTCCCCGAATTCCTCAAGGCACCGGTGCTGCTCGTCACGGTGATCGGCGGCTTCGTGCTCGCCGATATCGTCAAGCACGAGACCGGGCTGGTCACCGTGACGGTGATGGGCGTGGTCATGGCCAACCGGCCCGTCCATTCCAGCCGATGGCTCAGGCGGTTCAAGGAAGACCTGTCGGTCCTGCTGATATCCGGCGTGTTCATCATCCTGTCGGCGACGCTCGACTGGGAAACGCTGTCGGCATTCCGGCTGCGCTTCGTGCTGTTCCTGCTGCTCCTTCTGTTCCTCGTCCGCCCGGCGACGGTGCTGCTCAGTCTGATGGCCTCGGCAATGCCCTGGCGAGAGCGATTGTTCGTCGCCTGGATCGCGCCGCGCGGTATCGTCGCGGTCGCGGTGACGGGCCTCTTCGCCTATCGTCTGACCGACTATGGCGTCGAAGGCGCGGAGGCGCTGGTGCCGTTGAGCTTCGCCGTCGTGATCGCCACGATCTTCGCCCACGGCTTTTCGGCCAAATGGGTGGCGCAGAAGCTGGGGCTCGATCTCGGCAAGGGCGAAGGCGTCCTGCTGATCGGCGCGAACGACTGGACGACGGCATTCGGCTCCTATCTCAAGCGGATCGGATACAAGGTGACGATCGCGGACAGTTCCACCTTCGCGCTGCGCGCCGCGCGCCGACGCGAGCTGGACGTGTGGCGCGGCGACATTCTCGAGGAAGTGAACGAGGACCGGCTCGATCTGTCCGAATATCAGCAATTGCTGGCCGCGACCGACAATGACGCGTTCAACGCGCTGGTCTGCGCCGACCTGGGCCCCGAAATGGGTTTCGAGAAGCTGACCCAGACGGCGCCGCAGGACAAGCGCGGGGCCGTCCAGCCGCGCGCGCGGGTGCTGCTCGAAAGCCGTCGCAGCGTCGAGGAATTGCAGCGGCTCGTCGCCGAAGGATGGCAGTTCGGCCGCACGCGCATCACCGAAAAGTTCAGCTTCGACGATTATCGCGCGCGGCTTGCCAAGGGCGCCGAAACCGTTGCCGTCCGCCGTGAGGACAACAGCCTCGAATTCTTCTCCCCCCAGCACAAGCCCTGGGTCGAGGAAGGCGATGAAGTGATCAGCTTCGTCCCGCCCGAGCAGCAGGCCGCGCAGCAGGCGGTTCGTGCGTCGCGCAAGGCAGAGGAAGCGGCAGTGAAGGACGGATCGGCCAAGGCTGCCGCAGCGAAGAACAGCGGCAACGGACCGGGCGGGTCGGGCGGCGGCAACGTGGAAAATGGCGGCGAATAG
- a CDS encoding VOC family protein, with product MGVLGFGGFFFRAKDPESLRNWYREHLNVGAGCTGGDGETNEWFWNIQSGPVVFEPFRADSDYFAAEKAFMLNFRVDDLEGLLEQLNASGIAIETRDEWDTPETGRFARIHDPEGNPIELWEPPAEA from the coding sequence ATGGGCGTCCTTGGCTTTGGCGGGTTCTTTTTTCGGGCGAAAGACCCGGAATCGTTGCGAAACTGGTATCGGGAACATCTCAACGTCGGTGCGGGATGCACCGGGGGAGATGGCGAAACGAACGAGTGGTTCTGGAATATCCAGTCGGGGCCAGTAGTTTTTGAGCCGTTCCGCGCGGACAGTGATTATTTCGCCGCGGAAAAGGCATTCATGCTCAATTTCCGGGTGGACGATCTCGAGGGGTTGCTCGAACAGCTCAACGCATCGGGCATCGCGATCGAGACCCGCGACGAATGGGATACGCCCGAAACGGGCCGTTTCGCGCGGATACACGATCCCGAGGGCAATCCGATCGAATTGTGGGAACCGCCGGCGGAGGCGTGA
- a CDS encoding [protein-PII] uridylyltransferase yields the protein MSSRFDSVPNRRTIIDRRAIAETLSRIEQGETSAMRQAATAVLKDALAAGRTEIERRLIDHPSRGIVMGSAGAFLIDQILRLLWDFTVERLYPRNNRTASERMTLIAVGGYGRGEMAPHSDIDIGFLTPWKVAPWNEQVVESMLYSLWDMQLKVGHSTRSLDDMVRQAKSDITIRTALLEARYVWGDTDVYDEAARRFKLEVQDGTARTFIAEKLAERDARHKKMGDSRYVVEPNVKEGKGGLRDLHTLFWIGKYAYDVREPAELVEAGLLTSLEYRQFRRAENFLMAVRCHLHVIAGRAEDRLTFDLQREIAERMNYADRPGKSKVERFMHFYFLQAKKVGDLTGLFLAHLDEKFAARGRRVGLPAIRRSPKKLKGFVLDRGRLALPSDTFFQEDPSRLIQIFQLADLHGLEIHPLAMRAANRDAKLVDECRDDPAANKLFLDVLTSPRDPAMVLRWMNEAGVFGRFVPDFGRVVAQMQFDMYHHFTVDEHTIRAIDLLSRIEKQELAEDHPVATEIFDNVVARRALYVAVLLHDIAKGRGGDHSVLGAEVAERLCPRLGMTAAETETVAWLVRHHLLMSATAFKRDLSDFKTILDFAETVQSPQRLMMLLILTVVDIRAVGPGVWNGWKRQLLTTLYESAEEVLRLGHKQKGRSERIAAKQAALAELLGWDADRMRALVDRLPESYWIAETEDVLERNARQIESAGQTGLSVEAQVYPDRAATLVTVYAADHPGLFYRIAGAIHLAGGNIIDARIHTTRDGMALDNFLVQDAFGQPYDDPNHIERLKTGIADALANRAKLTERLHTKPLLHPRADAFTIESNVLIDNKASNRFTVIEVNARDRAALLYRLAKALFQAKVTIHSAHVATYGERAVDTFYVTDLIGDKIVSTTRLRTLERRLLEAATGDQEDASAV from the coding sequence ATGTCTTCCCGTTTCGATTCGGTCCCCAATCGCCGCACCATCATTGATCGGCGCGCCATCGCCGAGACGCTTTCGCGGATCGAGCAGGGCGAAACCAGCGCGATGCGCCAGGCGGCGACCGCCGTGCTCAAGGATGCGCTGGCGGCGGGACGCACGGAAATCGAGCGGCGGCTGATCGACCACCCCTCGCGCGGCATCGTGATGGGATCGGCAGGTGCGTTCCTGATCGATCAGATATTGCGGCTGCTGTGGGATTTCACGGTCGAGCGGCTCTATCCGCGCAACAACCGCACCGCTTCGGAGCGCATGACGCTGATCGCGGTCGGCGGCTATGGCCGCGGCGAAATGGCGCCGCATTCGGATATCGACATCGGTTTCCTGACGCCCTGGAAAGTAGCGCCCTGGAACGAGCAGGTCGTCGAATCGATGCTCTATTCGCTGTGGGACATGCAGCTGAAAGTGGGGCATTCGACGCGATCGCTCGACGATATGGTCCGCCAGGCGAAGAGCGACATCACTATCCGCACCGCGCTGCTCGAAGCGCGCTATGTGTGGGGCGACACCGATGTCTATGACGAGGCCGCGCGCCGCTTCAAGCTGGAGGTGCAGGATGGCACCGCGCGCACCTTTATCGCCGAGAAGCTCGCAGAGCGCGACGCGCGGCACAAGAAGATGGGCGACAGCCGCTATGTCGTCGAACCCAATGTGAAGGAAGGCAAGGGCGGTCTGCGCGATCTGCACACGCTCTTCTGGATCGGCAAATATGCCTATGACGTGCGCGAACCGGCCGAACTGGTCGAGGCGGGGCTGCTGACGTCGCTCGAATACCGCCAGTTTCGCCGTGCCGAGAATTTCCTGATGGCGGTGCGCTGTCACCTGCACGTGATCGCGGGGCGCGCCGAGGACCGGCTGACGTTCGACCTGCAGCGCGAGATTGCCGAGCGGATGAACTATGCCGATCGGCCGGGGAAATCGAAGGTCGAGCGGTTCATGCACTTCTATTTCCTGCAGGCGAAGAAGGTCGGTGACCTGACCGGCCTGTTCCTGGCGCATCTCGACGAGAAATTCGCCGCGCGCGGGCGCCGCGTGGGATTGCCGGCGATCCGGCGCAGCCCCAAGAAACTCAAGGGATTCGTGCTCGATCGCGGACGGTTGGCATTGCCTTCCGACACCTTCTTTCAGGAAGATCCTTCGCGCCTGATCCAGATATTCCAGCTTGCCGACCTGCACGGGCTGGAAATCCATCCGCTGGCGATGCGCGCCGCCAATCGCGACGCCAAGCTGGTCGATGAATGCCGCGACGATCCGGCGGCGAACAAGCTGTTCCTCGACGTGCTCACCTCGCCGCGCGATCCGGCGATGGTGCTGCGCTGGATGAACGAGGCGGGCGTGTTCGGCCGGTTCGTTCCCGATTTCGGCCGAGTGGTCGCGCAGATGCAGTTCGACATGTACCATCATTTCACGGTGGACGAGCACACCATCCGCGCGATCGATCTGCTCAGCCGGATCGAGAAGCAGGAGCTGGCCGAGGACCACCCGGTCGCGACGGAAATCTTCGACAATGTCGTCGCGCGCCGTGCGCTCTATGTCGCGGTGCTGCTCCACGATATCGCCAAGGGGCGTGGCGGCGATCATTCGGTGCTGGGCGCCGAAGTCGCCGAGAGGCTGTGTCCGCGGCTGGGGATGACGGCGGCGGAAACCGAAACCGTCGCCTGGCTGGTGCGGCACCATCTGCTGATGTCGGCGACGGCGTTCAAACGTGACCTTTCGGATTTCAAGACGATCCTGGACTTCGCCGAGACGGTGCAATCGCCGCAGCGGCTGATGATGCTGCTGATCCTGACCGTGGTCGATATCCGCGCGGTGGGGCCGGGCGTGTGGAACGGCTGGAAGCGCCAGCTTCTCACCACGCTTTATGAATCGGCCGAGGAAGTGCTGCGGCTCGGGCACAAGCAGAAGGGGCGCAGCGAACGTATCGCGGCGAAACAGGCGGCGCTGGCGGAATTGCTCGGCTGGGACGCCGATCGCATGCGGGCGCTGGTCGACCGGCTTCCCGAAAGCTACTGGATCGCCGAGACCGAGGATGTCCTCGAACGCAATGCGCGGCAGATCGAAAGCGCGGGTCAGACCGGCCTTTCGGTAGAGGCGCAAGTCTATCCCGATCGCGCGGCAACGCTGGTGACGGTCTATGCCGCCGACCATCCGGGGCTGTTCTATCGCATCGCTGGTGCCATCCATCTGGCGGGCGGCAACATCATCGATGCGCGTATCCATACGACGCGCGACGGCATGGCGCTCGACAATTTCCTGGTCCAGGACGCGTTCGGCCAGCCTTATGACGACCCCAACCATATCGAGCGGCTGAAGACCGGCATTGCCGATGCGCTGGCCAATCGCGCCAAGCTGACCGAGCGGCTGCACACCAAGCCGCTGCTCCATCCGCGCGCCGATGCGTTCACGATCGAATCCAATGTGCTGATCGACAACAAGGCGTCGAACCGGTTCACGGTGATCGAAGTCAACGCACGCGATCGCGCGGCGCTGCTCTATCGGCTCGCCAAGGCGCTGTTCCAGGCCAAGGTGACGATCCATTCGGCGCATGTCGCCACTTATGGCGAGCGCGCGGTCGACACATTTTATGTCACCGATCTGATCGGCGACAAGATCGTTTCGACCACGCGATTGCGCACACTCGAGCGGCGACTGCTTGAAGCGGCGACGGGCGATCAGGAAGACGCAAGCGCGGTATAG